A genomic stretch from Halalkalibacillus sediminis includes:
- a CDS encoding methionine ABC transporter ATP-binding protein: protein MITLNNVSKRFDSFEAVQSVSLSIKSGEIHGIIGASGAGKSTLLRMINLIEHPDEGDVIIDGETLNHLRGKRIRQIRQSLAMIFQGYHLINNKTVFDNVVTPLELAKTPKTDRAEQVLESLRFVGMEELKNQYPSQLSGGQKQRVAIARAIVNQPKVLLCDEPTSSLDPNTTAEVLEVLQRINQEFGVTVIIVSHEMEVIKSICTRVTVMADGRVYKEIEIDPTGVHKMEHSAEGFINRLKPSGDNEHA from the coding sequence ATGATTACTTTAAATAATGTCAGCAAACGGTTCGACTCTTTTGAAGCAGTTCAGTCGGTATCGTTAAGTATAAAGTCGGGCGAAATTCACGGTATTATTGGGGCGAGTGGTGCAGGGAAATCAACATTACTGCGTATGATTAACTTGATCGAACATCCTGATGAAGGCGACGTGATCATCGATGGAGAAACGCTAAACCATTTAAGGGGAAAGCGAATACGTCAGATACGTCAGTCGTTAGCTATGATTTTTCAAGGGTATCATTTAATAAACAATAAAACGGTTTTCGATAATGTAGTCACACCATTAGAACTAGCTAAAACTCCGAAAACAGACCGTGCAGAACAAGTATTGGAGAGCCTGCGGTTTGTAGGCATGGAAGAGTTGAAAAATCAGTACCCAAGTCAACTTAGTGGAGGGCAAAAACAACGCGTCGCTATCGCACGCGCGATTGTCAACCAGCCTAAAGTGTTGTTATGTGATGAACCTACCTCATCACTTGATCCCAATACGACAGCGGAAGTGCTCGAAGTATTACAACGGATTAATCAAGAATTTGGCGTGACCGTCATCATTGTTAGTCACGAAATGGAAGTAATCAAAAGCATCTGTACAAGAGTAACGGTCATGGCAGATGGTCGAGTCTATAAGGAAATTGAAATTGATCCGACAGGTGTACACAAAATGGAACATAGCGCAGAAGGATTTATCAATAGATTGAAGCCAAGCGGTGACAACGAACATGCCTAA
- a CDS encoding methionine ABC transporter permease yields MPNILVEYQTEIWVSIGETFIMVGFSILAALLVGLPIGTFLFLCRKGQLLDNKLVFSSLNLIVNIIRSFPFLLLVIFMIPFTRFVIGTGTGTAAATVPMVVIAIAHYSRLAEQSLLDVPKGVMEAAVSMGASVKEIIFKFLYVEARSALVLSMTTSTISFISYSTIMGVVGGGGIGDFAIRYGYLQFRTDLMIYIIIIMVIFVQLIQYAGITLARKIDKR; encoded by the coding sequence ATGCCTAATATATTAGTTGAGTATCAAACAGAGATTTGGGTGTCGATTGGCGAAACATTTATTATGGTTGGTTTTTCAATACTAGCGGCATTGTTAGTCGGACTTCCAATTGGGACGTTTTTATTCCTGTGTCGCAAAGGACAATTGCTTGATAATAAGCTTGTCTTTTCATCGTTGAACTTAATCGTGAACATTATTCGTTCTTTTCCATTTTTGTTACTTGTGATCTTTATGATTCCATTCACACGTTTTGTTATTGGAACGGGAACTGGTACAGCAGCTGCGACCGTCCCAATGGTTGTGATCGCAATCGCGCACTATTCTCGTCTTGCAGAGCAATCTCTTCTCGATGTTCCTAAAGGAGTGATGGAAGCGGCTGTTTCAATGGGCGCCTCGGTTAAAGAAATTATTTTTAAATTTTTGTACGTTGAAGCACGCTCAGCGCTCGTCCTAAGCATGACAACCTCAACAATTAGTTTTATTTCTTATTCAACAATTATGGGTGTCGTGGGGGGTGGCGGCATCGGTGATTTTGCAATACGTTATGGCTACCTACAATTTCGAACCGATTTGATGATTTATATTATCATTATTATGGTGATATTTGTGCAACTTATTCAATATGCTGGCATTACTTTAGCAAGAAAGATAGACAAACGATAA
- a CDS encoding ribonucleotide-diphosphate reductase subunit beta, protein MTQQLHERKLYETNAPNASTGIINGQSSNVLNWDDVRFSWAYPMYKNMLANFWTPFEINMSNDRKQWPELTADEQETFKKIIGLLAFLDSIQTDYSSKVADYLTDSSLAALMQVLSFQEVVHNQSYSYVLSSLVEKDEQDAIFEYWKHDEILKERNEFIAQGYERFVKEKSPQAFIESIVYDVALEGLFFYAGFAFFYNLARNQKMVSTSTMINYINRDEQLHVNLFAYIFKETLKENPELNTEENLQFVTDTFRKATELEIKWGHYIIGNRMDGIHMSDLENYIKYMANKRCKLLGAGIPFPEVTENPMKWIKAYKDVDEGKSDFFEQKSRQYTKVSDTNGFDEL, encoded by the coding sequence ATGACTCAACAATTACACGAACGTAAATTATATGAAACTAACGCACCGAACGCTTCAACAGGCATCATCAATGGACAAAGTTCAAACGTGCTAAACTGGGATGACGTTCGCTTCAGCTGGGCATATCCCATGTATAAAAACATGCTTGCGAACTTTTGGACGCCATTTGAAATCAATATGTCGAACGATCGTAAGCAGTGGCCAGAGCTTACAGCAGACGAGCAAGAAACCTTTAAGAAAATAATCGGACTATTAGCTTTTTTAGATTCGATTCAGACTGACTACTCCTCTAAAGTAGCCGATTATTTGACCGATTCAAGCCTTGCAGCCTTAATGCAGGTGCTATCTTTCCAGGAAGTTGTTCATAACCAGTCATATTCCTATGTGTTATCTTCTTTAGTAGAAAAAGATGAACAGGATGCAATATTTGAATACTGGAAGCACGATGAAATCCTCAAAGAACGTAATGAATTCATTGCACAAGGCTATGAACGATTCGTGAAAGAAAAGTCCCCCCAAGCATTTATAGAGTCAATCGTCTATGATGTTGCCCTTGAAGGTTTATTCTTTTACGCAGGGTTCGCCTTTTTCTATAATCTGGCTCGTAACCAGAAGATGGTATCAACTAGCACGATGATCAATTACATCAATAGAGATGAACAATTGCATGTTAACTTGTTCGCGTATATTTTTAAAGAGACATTGAAGGAAAATCCAGAACTGAATACAGAAGAAAACCTACAGTTTGTAACTGATACATTCAGAAAAGCTACAGAGCTAGAAATCAAATGGGGTCATTACATCATCGGTAATCGCATGGATGGAATCCATATGAGTGATCTCGAAAACTATATCAAATATATGGCTAATAAGCGCTGTAAGCTATTAGGCGCGGGGATACCATTTCCGGAAGTGACAGAAAACCCTATGAAATGGATCAAAGCATACAAAGATGTGGACGAAGGAAAGTCTGACTTCTTCGAACAAAAATCCAGACAATATACAAAAGTGTCCGACACGAACGGATTTGATGAACTATAG
- a CDS encoding alpha/beta fold hydrolase, producing MLYYKEYRLAKSDEWVVFVHGAGGSSSVWYKQVKEFKKHFNVLLIDLRGHGKSRNPIVLNKKYSFDNVSRDIIEVLDHKNIKKAHFVGISLGTILIRNIGEIDPSRVQSMVLGGAVIRLNTRVKTLISLGNLTKKIIPYMWLYKFFAWCLMPKKRHHESRILFVNQAKKLCQKEFIKWFKLTNDVAPLLVHFEENKVDIPTLYVMGQEDYMFLYGAQQMVKNSEQAQLEVIKDSGHVCNVEKPEEFNDVSIDFLKGICNQRAVMSS from the coding sequence ATGCTCTACTATAAAGAATATAGATTAGCCAAAAGTGATGAATGGGTAGTGTTCGTACATGGGGCAGGTGGAAGTTCATCTGTCTGGTATAAGCAAGTGAAAGAATTCAAGAAACATTTTAATGTTTTGCTAATAGATCTAAGAGGACATGGTAAATCTAGGAACCCAATTGTCTTAAACAAGAAATATTCCTTCGATAATGTCAGTCGGGATATTATTGAAGTGTTAGACCATAAGAACATTAAGAAAGCTCATTTTGTAGGAATATCATTAGGTACTATTTTAATTAGAAACATTGGTGAAATAGATCCAAGCAGAGTTCAATCAATGGTTTTAGGTGGAGCAGTAATCCGCTTAAATACTCGTGTAAAAACACTGATATCGCTTGGGAATTTAACTAAAAAAATAATTCCGTATATGTGGTTGTACAAATTCTTTGCTTGGTGTTTAATGCCCAAGAAAAGACATCATGAATCGCGCATACTATTTGTTAATCAAGCAAAAAAACTGTGCCAAAAAGAATTTATTAAATGGTTTAAGTTAACGAATGATGTAGCGCCTCTTTTAGTTCATTTCGAAGAAAATAAAGTTGATATACCAACACTGTATGTCATGGGACAAGAGGATTATATGTTTCTCTATGGTGCACAACAAATGGTGAAAAATAGTGAACAGGCACAATTAGAGGTAATAAAGGATAGCGGTCATGTATGTAATGTAGAAAAACCAGAGGAATTTAATGATGTCTCTATTGACTTTCTTAAAGGGATTTGTAACCAAAGGGCTGTAATGTCTTCGTAA
- a CDS encoding MetQ/NlpA family ABC transporter substrate-binding protein — translation MKKWLIIIMTVLVSVLVACGDSNESENAESSNEDNGEDKEQTIRVAVVESPMLDVVEIAKEKLAEDNIEVEIVEMGDYIQPNVALANEEVDANFSQHVPFMEQFNQNKDANLTEVQPIYHANFGLYAQESASVEDFPDDASIGIANDPSNIDRSLRLLASHDLIELKEIDGEQYGLDDIKEDSHNYSFEQAGIAALTRLYEDFDGVIINPTHAGNLDLTPAEDALITEKEDNKFAITLVAREDNVDSELIQKLSEAMTSEEVREFLNSREGKASIPAF, via the coding sequence ATGAAAAAATGGCTCATAATTATAATGACAGTCCTAGTATCTGTGCTAGTCGCATGTGGTGACAGCAACGAAAGTGAGAACGCAGAAAGTTCAAATGAAGATAATGGTGAAGATAAAGAACAAACAATAAGAGTTGCTGTGGTTGAATCACCTATGTTAGATGTTGTAGAAATTGCAAAGGAAAAACTCGCTGAAGACAATATTGAAGTAGAGATCGTTGAAATGGGTGACTATATTCAACCAAACGTAGCACTAGCAAATGAGGAAGTCGATGCGAACTTTTCACAACACGTTCCATTTATGGAACAGTTCAACCAAAACAAAGATGCTAATTTAACAGAGGTACAGCCGATTTATCATGCGAATTTCGGCCTTTATGCACAAGAATCCGCTAGCGTCGAAGATTTTCCTGATGACGCATCGATTGGTATAGCAAATGATCCATCTAACATCGATCGTTCTCTTCGCCTATTGGCTTCACACGACTTAATAGAGTTGAAAGAAATAGACGGCGAGCAATACGGATTAGATGATATCAAGGAAGACTCACACAACTATAGTTTTGAACAAGCGGGTATTGCTGCATTAACTCGTTTATATGAAGATTTTGATGGCGTTATAATTAACCCAACACACGCTGGTAACTTAGATTTAACTCCAGCTGAGGATGCGCTCATCACCGAAAAAGAAGATAATAAATTCGCAATTACATTAGTCGCACGCGAAGATAATGTGGACTCAGAATTGATTCAGAAATTATCTGAGGCGATGACTAGCGAAGAGGTTCGCGAATTTTTAAATTCTCGTGAAGGCAAAGCTTCTATTCCAGCATTCTAA